The following DNA comes from Croceicoccus sp. YJ47.
ACACCCGCCCGGCCCGGATCGCACGCCCGAACCGGTAACAGGTGTTGGCATCTCGGCTCCACACCCCGGCGCCGAGGCCATAGAGCGTGTCATTGGCGATCCGCAGCGCCTCGTCATCGTCCCGGAACGTGGTGACGGACAGGACGGGGCCGAAGATTTCCTCCTGAAAGATGCGCATCCGGTTGTTGCCGCGAAACACCGTCGGCTTCACGTAATAGCCGCCCGCAATCTCGCCATCGAAGCGCGCCGCCTCGCCGCCGGTCAGCAATTCGGCGCCTTCCTGCCTGCCGATATCGATATAGGAGAGGATCTTCTGCTGCTGCTCGGACGAGGCCTGCGCACCGATCATGGTCTCCATGTCGAGCGGGTTGCCCGCCTTGATCGCCTCCACCCGCGCGATCGCGCGTTCCATGAACCGGTCATAGATGCTTTCATGGATGAGCGCCCGACTCGGGCAGGTGCACACCTCCCCCTGGTTGAGCGCGAACATCACCAGCCCCTCGATCGCCTTGTCGAAAAAATCGTCGTCGTGGCGGCACACGTCTTCGAAGAAGATGTTCGGGCTCTTGCCGCCCAGCTCCAGCGTGACGGGGATCAGGTTCTCGCTCGCATATTGCATGATGAGCCGGCCCGTCGTCGTCTCGCCGGTAAAGGCGATCTTGGCGATGCGATTGCTGCTGGCGAGCGGTTTTCCCGCCTCCACGCCAAAGCCGTTGACGACATTGAGCACGCCCGCGGGCAGCAGATCGCCGATCAGTTCGACCAGCACCATGATCGAGGCCGGGGTCTGCTCGGCCGGTTTCAGGACCACGCAATTGCCCGCCGCAAGCGCCGGAGCGAGTTTCCACACCGCCATCAATATCGGAAAGTTCCACGGGATGATCTGTCCCACCACGCCCAGCGGTTCGTGGAAATGATAGGCGACGGTGTCATGGTCGATTTCCGAAATGCCGCCTTCCTGCGCGCGGATGCACCCCGCGAAATAGCGGAAATGATCGATGGCGAGCGGAATGTCCGCCGCCATCGTCTCGCG
Coding sequences within:
- the adh gene encoding aldehyde dehydrogenase, which gives rise to MDMQTNPAASMTAPFADRYDNFIGGQWTAPRDGRYFDNISSITGKSVGKVARSQAVDIEAALDAAHAARDAWARTSVGERALILHRIADRMEENLQTLAIAETWDNGKPLRETMAADIPLAIDHFRYFAGCIRAQEGGISEIDHDTVAYHFHEPLGVVGQIIPWNFPILMAVWKLAPALAAGNCVVLKPAEQTPASIMVLVELIGDLLPAGVLNVVNGFGVEAGKPLASSNRIAKIAFTGETTTGRLIMQYASENLIPVTLELGGKSPNIFFEDVCRHDDDFFDKAIEGLVMFALNQGEVCTCPSRALIHESIYDRFMERAIARVEAIKAGNPLDMETMIGAQASSEQQQKILSYIDIGRQEGAELLTGGEAARFDGEIAGGYYVKPTVFRGNNRMRIFQEEIFGPVLSVTTFRDDDEALRIANDTLYGLGAGVWSRDANTCYRFGRAIRAGRVWTNCYHAYPAHAAFGGYKQSGIGRENHRMMLDHYQQTKNMLVSYSPKKLGFF